TGCGGTGGCATCCCCTTCTTCCTGAAGCCCTTCTTCCTGAAGAATCGACGATGTGGAAGGCTCCAGCAGCAAATCGAGCAGACGACGGGTAAACTCTGTTTGCAGCTTCATATCGTTAGGCTGTACATCCGATCGCGCCTCTGTCCATAAGAGCTGCCATTCCTGCTGCATCTGAGGCAGCAAATGATCGAGAAATGCAGCGATCGTTTCAGGCTGAAACTCAAGACTTACGTGATAGGCAGTTGGGGTTTTGGTCTGCAATGCCGGATTGTGGGGCATCCACGGGTTGGCTTGCAGCAGCACGCTAAATTGGGGAGCAGCAACTACTACAAAATGCTGGACACTGTCCCTTAATCGTTCATTCGATGTTTCCTTAAGTAAGGCAGTCTCCGTGATTTCAATTCCATTAACCTGGATGGCAATTTGCTGAAGTAGCTGTCTCAGGCGATCGAACCTTGAAGCAGACCAGGGACGGCTGAGGGTAAAACCGTCCGCATCATTCATCGTCTCTCCCATTCCCGTCCTCATTGCTCAATTTCACCTGGCACCGGATTGCGGGTGCGGTCAATCGATCGGCAAGATCAATCCCCAAGATTCAGTCCCTCCGGCTACAAATGCGCTTGATATGGCTTGTCTGCCAGCGCTGTACTCATCATGATGAGCGGAAAGACTATCAGAGTCCTCTGGTCTTGCAATTGGTATGGTGCGAAGCGGAGCATACGGACTGCTGTGACCTGAAAAAGGAATTCCTTCAATTCTTGCCAGCTTTTCTACTTTTTAATCATGCCTGTAAATCTCAGCAGATCTGTAACTTCAAAGAAAATCTTTATGGCAACTGTCTGGAGGATTACTTTCCAATAATCGGTCTTGCAGCGATAGACTGTTACTGGTAATCGGATACTGGTGATTGGATACTGGCGATCGGCTATCGGTCTCAGGCTGGAAGCACAGACCCCCAAACGTGCCTGAAAGCTGTAACGAGGCGATCGTTTTTTGACGCAAAACGAATTCAATTTTTTTCTAACTTATTTTTCCTGCCCATCTACTTGAAATTCCTCTTCCTATGACGGCTGCCATCAAATCTTCTCCTCGGATCACTTCCCAACTGGTCAACGGCATTCTAGCCATCAAACCACTGGCTGGCCTGGCAAAAAACCGGGCACGCAACATGATGATCAAGCGGGCTGAGTCGATCGGCGTGTACTGGCATGATGAGGTCAAATCTCTGCGGTCGCGCACTGAATCCGCTTCTGAATCCGCCCTTTCCCCAGGATGGGAGCAAGAACTCGCCCAGGTTCAGAATGCGAATCTCGTCTATCCCGACTACTATGTCACCAGTTTTCACGCCTACGAACAGGGCAACCTGAGTTGGGAAGCGGCAATGGAAGTTGAAGTGGCTGCCCACGCGGTTCATGCTCGCATCTGGCAGGATTCCGGCGAGAAGGGGGATATGCGGTTACGCCAGAGCTTTCAGGCGGTGCTGCAAGAGAAGATTGCTACGGCACCGCAGGACATTCTCGATATCGGCTGTAGCGTGGGGATGAGTACCTTTGCGCTGCAATCCCTTTACCCTCAAGCAGATATTACGGGAGTAGACCTGTCCCCCTATTTCCTGGCGATCGCCCAGTATCGCACCCATCAGCGGGAGCGGGGAGAGCAATACGCGATTCAGCCTTCCTTAGCCCCCAGTCCTGCCCAGGCAACTCAGATGGCAAGCCCGACCTGGATTCATGCTGCCGCCGAAGCTACCGGACTACCCGACGCTTCTTTTGATCTTGTGTCTGCCCATCTGCTGTTCCACGAACTGCCCCAATCCGCCGCGATCGACATTCTGCGGGAAGCAAGACGGCTCCTGCGTCCGGGGGGGTATCTGGCAATCATGGATATGAATCCGCGATCGGAAATTTACGCCAAAATGCCGCCCTACATCCTGACGCTGCTCAAGAG
This is a stretch of genomic DNA from Leptolyngbya ohadii IS1. It encodes these proteins:
- a CDS encoding class I SAM-dependent methyltransferase, which gives rise to MTAAIKSSPRITSQLVNGILAIKPLAGLAKNRARNMMIKRAESIGVYWHDEVKSLRSRTESASESALSPGWEQELAQVQNANLVYPDYYVTSFHAYEQGNLSWEAAMEVEVAAHAVHARIWQDSGEKGDMRLRQSFQAVLQEKIATAPQDILDIGCSVGMSTFALQSLYPQADITGVDLSPYFLAIAQYRTHQRERGEQYAIQPSLAPSPAQATQMASPTWIHAAAEATGLPDASFDLVSAHLLFHELPQSAAIDILREARRLLRPGGYLAIMDMNPRSEIYAKMPPYILTLLKSTEPYLDEYFSLNLEEAIEQAGFQPPTVICNTPRHRTVIAQVG